Proteins from one Planctomyces sp. SH-PL62 genomic window:
- a CDS encoding HEAT repeat domain-containing protein → MGRGTLGVGLSLLLSAAIGSVRADVIVLRGGGQVQGKVVPDPDAKKGERVLVVLPKGKTPLALRKDQILEVHPRPGPLDEYAARREKLAATAQAEYDLGAWCEGHELPDLAEVHYEAALLRDPDFADARVKLGHVERDGRWLSPDEQRKEQGLVLHKGRWVPEDEKARDDEQAQNSAGYASWVRRIKLLVQGVRSDDPARRREAEGQLLELRDPEAVGPLVKVLGSEADDLRTLLAQVLGEIPGEAAARALVDQLLGESEDAVRDVVLERLKPREEPIVPKRLARALRSSDVRVINRAAWALGRLDVYAAVPKLLDVLITSEERMVLVPPAGPTYPNTGYNPLIAYNGSSAAYMTGPVVGPGAVAYGAYVVPNTIGLDPFNGGAPISAGNGLGYSGTVGADRGPQPALMTFTSRNVEVLAALNRLTGQDFEYDVPRWRSWVARSFNPRPAPARRVPQP, encoded by the coding sequence ATGGGTCGCGGAACGCTGGGTGTCGGTCTCTCGCTCCTCCTCTCGGCGGCGATCGGGTCCGTCCGGGCCGACGTGATCGTTCTGCGGGGGGGCGGCCAGGTTCAGGGCAAGGTCGTTCCGGACCCGGACGCGAAGAAGGGGGAGCGCGTGCTGGTGGTCCTGCCGAAAGGGAAGACGCCGCTGGCGCTTCGCAAGGACCAGATCCTGGAAGTCCATCCCAGGCCCGGCCCGCTCGACGAATACGCGGCGAGGCGCGAGAAGCTCGCGGCGACCGCCCAGGCGGAGTACGACCTGGGCGCCTGGTGCGAGGGCCACGAATTGCCCGACCTGGCCGAAGTCCACTACGAAGCCGCGCTCCTCCGCGACCCGGATTTCGCCGACGCCCGCGTGAAGCTCGGCCACGTCGAGCGGGACGGCCGATGGCTCTCGCCCGACGAGCAACGCAAGGAGCAGGGGCTGGTCCTGCACAAAGGGCGGTGGGTGCCGGAGGACGAGAAGGCGAGGGACGACGAGCAGGCCCAGAACTCGGCCGGGTACGCCTCATGGGTGCGCCGGATCAAGCTGCTCGTGCAGGGCGTGCGGTCCGACGACCCGGCCCGCCGCCGCGAGGCCGAGGGCCAGCTCCTGGAGCTGCGCGACCCGGAGGCCGTCGGCCCGCTGGTCAAGGTGCTGGGCTCCGAGGCCGACGACCTCCGCACCCTCCTGGCTCAAGTCCTGGGCGAGATCCCCGGCGAGGCCGCCGCGCGGGCGCTCGTGGATCAGCTCCTGGGCGAATCCGAGGACGCCGTGCGGGACGTGGTGCTCGAACGCCTCAAGCCCCGTGAGGAGCCGATCGTCCCCAAGCGGCTGGCCCGGGCGCTCCGGTCGTCCGACGTCCGGGTGATCAATCGCGCCGCCTGGGCGCTGGGGAGGCTCGACGTCTATGCGGCCGTCCCGAAACTGCTGGACGTGCTGATCACGTCGGAGGAACGGATGGTCCTGGTCCCCCCGGCCGGCCCAACCTATCCCAACACCGGCTACAACCCGCTGATCGCCTACAACGGCAGTTCGGCCGCGTACATGACGGGGCCGGTCGTCGGGCCGGGCGCGGTGGCGTACGGGGCTTACGTCGTCCCGAACACCATCGGGCTCGACCCGTTCAACGGCGGCGCGCCGATCAGCGCGGGGAACGGCCTGGGGTACAGCGGCACGGTCGGGGCGGACCGGGGCCCGCAGCCCGCGCTGATGACGTTCACCTCGCGGAACGTCGAGGTCCTCGCGGCCCTCAACCGGCTCACCGGCCAGGACTTCGAGTACGACGTCCCGCGATGGCGGTCGTGGGTCGCCCGATCCTTCAACCCTCGCCCCGCCCCCGCCCGCCGCGTCCCCCAGCCGTGA
- the ligA gene encoding NAD-dependent DNA ligase LigA, with translation MTMDDPTREVQTLRAEIERHNRLYYLEAAPEISDRDYDRLMERLIAIESAHPELVSEDSPTQRVGGAPLSQFATVVHAAPMLSIDNTYSFDEVREWDARVRRGLNADEVVRYLVELKVDGVAVSVRYEHGRFVLGATRGDGERGDDVSANLRTVREIPLTLKGEAPEILEVRGEVYMTNAELARLNEIRKAAGDKPFENPRNSTAGSLKLLDSRLCAQRRLRFIGHGLGESRGFVETSFYDVFKRLEALGFPVSPHIARYDSIDEVIEHARVWESRRNTLDFQTDGLVVKVDDLGQRNRLGARSKSPRWAIAFKYEAEQAITKVTKITVQVGKTGKLTPVAELEPVRLAGTTVKRATLHNADEIRRKDVREGDTVVVQKAGEIIPQVVRVEVEARTGEEVEYVFPDHCPSCEAPVVRDPGEVDYRCSNKPSACSKQIERRLRQYAHRDSLDIEGLGDKLVDQLVTQNLVRSLPDLYRLDAATLAELERMGEKSAENLTAAVEQSKRKTLDRLINGLAIRHVGVRTSEVLATRFRTLDDLRNASLADLEAVPEVGAVVAASVHEFFQDPDHQRLLDELTALGVDPQPYTPVAATSNDLPFLGKSFVLTGTLPKRSRAEAETLIKSLGGKVTGSVSKSTGFVLAGADPGSKIDKARTLGVPILDEDEFERLAGVA, from the coding sequence ATGACCATGGACGACCCGACGCGCGAGGTCCAGACGCTCCGCGCCGAAATCGAGCGACACAACCGGCTCTATTACCTGGAAGCCGCGCCCGAGATCAGCGACCGGGATTACGACCGCTTGATGGAGCGGCTGATCGCGATCGAATCCGCGCATCCCGAACTGGTCTCGGAGGATAGCCCGACCCAGCGCGTCGGCGGGGCGCCCCTGTCCCAGTTCGCGACGGTCGTCCACGCCGCGCCGATGCTCTCGATCGACAACACCTACAGCTTCGACGAGGTCCGCGAGTGGGACGCGCGGGTCCGTCGCGGGCTGAACGCCGACGAGGTCGTCCGCTACCTCGTCGAGCTGAAGGTCGACGGGGTGGCCGTCTCGGTCCGCTATGAGCACGGGCGGTTCGTCCTGGGGGCGACCCGAGGCGACGGCGAGCGCGGGGACGACGTTTCCGCCAACCTTCGCACCGTCCGCGAAATCCCCCTGACCCTCAAGGGCGAGGCCCCCGAGATCCTGGAGGTCCGGGGCGAGGTCTACATGACCAACGCCGAGCTGGCCCGCCTCAACGAGATCCGCAAGGCGGCCGGCGACAAGCCGTTCGAGAATCCCCGGAACTCGACCGCCGGTTCGCTCAAGCTGCTGGATTCCCGCCTCTGCGCCCAGCGTCGGCTGCGGTTCATCGGCCACGGCCTGGGGGAATCCCGAGGGTTCGTGGAGACCTCGTTCTACGACGTGTTCAAGCGTCTGGAGGCCCTGGGCTTCCCCGTCAGCCCGCACATCGCCAGGTACGACTCGATCGACGAGGTGATCGAGCACGCCCGAGTCTGGGAGAGCCGTCGCAACACGCTGGATTTCCAGACCGACGGCCTCGTCGTCAAGGTCGACGACCTCGGCCAGCGCAATCGGCTAGGCGCGCGGAGCAAGTCGCCCCGCTGGGCGATCGCCTTCAAGTACGAGGCCGAGCAGGCGATCACGAAGGTCACCAAGATCACCGTGCAGGTCGGCAAGACCGGCAAGCTCACCCCCGTCGCCGAGCTGGAGCCCGTCCGCCTCGCCGGCACGACCGTCAAGCGGGCCACCCTCCACAACGCCGACGAGATCCGCCGCAAGGACGTGCGCGAGGGGGATACGGTCGTCGTCCAGAAGGCGGGCGAGATCATCCCCCAGGTCGTCCGCGTCGAGGTCGAGGCCCGTACCGGCGAGGAGGTCGAATACGTCTTCCCCGACCACTGCCCGAGCTGCGAGGCCCCGGTCGTCCGCGATCCCGGCGAGGTCGACTACCGTTGCTCGAACAAGCCCTCCGCCTGCTCGAAGCAGATCGAACGACGGCTCCGCCAGTACGCCCACCGCGACTCGCTCGACATCGAAGGGCTCGGCGACAAGCTCGTCGACCAGCTCGTGACCCAGAACCTGGTGCGGAGCCTCCCCGACCTCTACCGGCTCGACGCGGCCACCCTCGCCGAGCTCGAACGCATGGGGGAGAAATCGGCCGAGAACCTGACCGCCGCCGTCGAGCAGAGCAAGCGCAAGACCCTCGACCGCCTCATCAACGGCCTGGCGATCCGACACGTCGGCGTGCGGACCTCGGAAGTCCTCGCGACCCGATTCCGCACCCTGGACGACCTTCGAAACGCCAGCCTCGCCGACCTGGAAGCCGTCCCCGAGGTCGGCGCCGTCGTCGCCGCCAGCGTCCACGAGTTCTTCCAGGACCCCGACCACCAGCGCCTGCTCGACGAGCTGACGGCGCTCGGCGTCGACCCCCAGCCCTACACGCCGGTCGCGGCGACCTCGAACGACCTCCCGTTCCTGGGCAAGTCGTTCGTCCTGACCGGCACCCTGCCGAAGCGATCGCGCGCGGAGGCCGAGACCCTCATCAAGAGCCTGGGAGGCAAGGTGACGGGCTCCGTCTCCAAGTCCACCGGCTTCGTCCTCGCCGGCGCCGACCCCGGGAGCAAGATCGACAAGGCCCGCACCCTCGGCGTCCCCATCCTCGACGAGGACGAGTTCGAACGCCTCGCGGGCGTCGCCTGA
- a CDS encoding uracil-DNA glycosylase, producing the protein MDADAGTDSDYDAERLRLIREVRQRLESLSRAGVETMPRSPERAPVPRPVVAEAAVAAPRPVVEVKVEAPAPAAPTPPPVEARPEPSSKPKATPTTRPKPSPASVPQQPIAAVGSLFGAVEFKSPYVEPADRAEALAVLAAEVAGCVRCPSLAASRTQTVFADGSPTARLMFIGEAPGADEDRLGVPFVGKAGQLLTDMITKGMGLRREDVYIANILKCRPPENRDPTPQESSNCFPYLERQIEIVRPEYLCLLGRVAAGTLLNTALSMGRLRGRWHRVFGIPAVATYHPAYLLRTPAAKKDAWEDLQMLMRAMGLVTPKKKG; encoded by the coding sequence GTGGACGCGGACGCGGGGACGGATTCCGACTATGACGCCGAGCGACTCCGCCTGATCCGCGAGGTCCGCCAGCGGCTGGAGTCGCTGTCGCGCGCCGGGGTCGAGACGATGCCCAGATCCCCGGAGCGCGCGCCCGTCCCGCGCCCGGTGGTCGCGGAAGCCGCCGTCGCCGCCCCCCGGCCGGTGGTCGAGGTCAAGGTCGAGGCGCCGGCCCCGGCCGCCCCGACGCCGCCCCCGGTCGAAGCCCGACCCGAGCCCTCGTCGAAACCGAAGGCGACGCCGACGACCAGGCCGAAGCCCTCGCCCGCCTCGGTTCCGCAGCAGCCGATCGCGGCGGTGGGATCGCTGTTCGGGGCGGTCGAATTCAAGTCGCCCTACGTCGAGCCGGCGGATCGCGCCGAGGCGCTCGCGGTGCTAGCGGCGGAGGTCGCGGGGTGCGTCCGGTGCCCGAGCCTGGCGGCCTCCCGGACCCAGACCGTGTTCGCCGACGGCAGCCCCACCGCGCGCCTGATGTTCATCGGCGAGGCCCCGGGAGCCGACGAGGACCGTCTCGGCGTCCCGTTCGTCGGCAAGGCCGGGCAGCTCCTCACGGACATGATCACCAAGGGGATGGGCCTGCGACGGGAGGACGTCTACATCGCCAACATCCTCAAGTGCCGCCCGCCCGAGAACCGCGACCCCACGCCCCAGGAATCGTCGAACTGCTTCCCGTACCTGGAACGCCAGATCGAGATCGTCCGGCCCGAATACCTCTGCCTGCTGGGCCGGGTCGCCGCCGGTACGCTGCTGAACACCGCGCTCAGCATGGGCCGCCTCCGGGGCCGCTGGCACCGGGTCTTCGGCATCCCCGCCGTCGCGACCTACCACCCCGCCTACCTCCTCCGCACCCCCGCCGCCAAGAAGGACGCCTGGGAAGACCTGCAAATGCTCATGCGAGCCATGGGCCTGGTGACGCCGAAGAAGAAAGGCTGA